A stretch of Microbacterium sp. LWH3-1.2 DNA encodes these proteins:
- a CDS encoding MIP/aquaporin family protein, with protein sequence MADRPPTTATPRFERWFELEVVQPMADFKNPQQEWRRLFSEFFGTFLLVMVAAGGGMMSQAFPGTISRTAAVVAPGLMVMGIILFMGKVSGAHLNPAVTLAFSARGDFPWRRVPGYIIVQLLGASLAAWVLSAIIGVSASYGSNYPTDGYSGLQAFLMETLLTLGLVSVILGTASGAQNIGIIGAVGVGGYIALAGMWGSPISGTSMNPARTFGPDLASLDFSQYWVYVAGPLAGAGLAVLLAFVLRGYGGGRSGSAAAQGALYTEAAQPDKV encoded by the coding sequence ATGGCCGATCGGCCGCCTACCACCGCAACACCGCGATTCGAGCGCTGGTTCGAGCTCGAGGTCGTGCAGCCGATGGCCGACTTCAAGAATCCTCAGCAGGAGTGGCGGCGGCTGTTCTCCGAGTTCTTCGGCACCTTCTTGCTCGTGATGGTCGCCGCGGGCGGCGGAATGATGAGCCAGGCGTTCCCCGGAACCATCAGCCGCACGGCGGCCGTGGTCGCTCCTGGACTCATGGTGATGGGCATCATCCTGTTCATGGGCAAAGTGTCGGGCGCTCATCTGAATCCCGCGGTCACGCTCGCCTTCTCGGCGCGCGGCGACTTCCCGTGGCGCAGGGTGCCCGGCTACATCATCGTGCAGCTGCTGGGTGCATCCCTCGCCGCGTGGGTGCTGTCCGCGATCATCGGCGTCTCGGCGTCGTACGGATCCAACTACCCGACCGACGGGTACTCCGGGCTGCAGGCGTTCCTGATGGAGACCCTTCTCACCCTCGGGCTCGTCAGCGTGATCCTCGGCACGGCATCAGGCGCGCAGAACATCGGCATCATCGGCGCCGTCGGCGTCGGCGGCTACATCGCATTGGCCGGTATGTGGGGAAGCCCCATCTCGGGCACATCGATGAACCCGGCGCGCACTTTCGGCCCCGACCTGGCGAGCCTGGACTTCTCCCAGTACTGGGTCTACGTCGCCGGCCCGCTCGCAGGAGCCGGCCTCGCGGTCCTGCTCGCGTTCGTGCTCCGCGGCTACGGCGGGGGACGCAGCGGCTCCGCTGCTGCCCAGGGAGCGCTCTACACCGAGGCCGCGCAGCCCGACAAGGTATGA
- a CDS encoding alpha/beta hydrolase — protein sequence MAGPSLMWVPDILGKPFEQLTLPLGVDGEHGPLVATLVRSIPNPFLTLFSPLRDVDVLYVHGWSDYFFQRDLARFWTARGARFYALDLRRYGRSLRDGQTPGYIDSLEDYDVDIAAALHAMGHAAGLAGQGRPAAPDTRSEGRKLVLMGHSTGGLTLTLWAARHPGTAHAVVLNSPWLELQLGTLGRQALAPLVDMRARLDPRGTQPAVDFGFYTRAQDEIGTLPEDEHRPIWRPDRGFPTAPGWLSAVMDGHRRVAAGVDVGCPAFVLLSGGSTTPLSWKESMTSTDSVLVVDDIARASTRIGELVTIARVDGAIHDVFLSRPAPRAIAYDALDRWARAYVIPDENVPRRGDSALVDSRVKL from the coding sequence ATGGCCGGGCCATCCCTCATGTGGGTCCCCGACATCCTCGGGAAGCCTTTCGAGCAGCTGACGCTGCCGCTCGGCGTGGACGGCGAGCACGGGCCGCTGGTGGCGACGCTCGTGCGCAGCATCCCGAATCCCTTCCTCACGCTGTTCTCCCCGTTGCGCGATGTCGACGTGCTCTATGTGCACGGCTGGTCCGACTACTTCTTCCAGCGCGACCTCGCGCGCTTCTGGACGGCTCGCGGTGCCCGGTTCTACGCCCTCGACCTGCGCCGTTACGGCCGGAGCCTTCGGGACGGGCAGACGCCCGGGTACATCGACTCCCTCGAGGACTACGACGTCGACATCGCGGCGGCGCTGCATGCGATGGGACACGCAGCGGGCCTGGCCGGACAAGGCCGGCCGGCCGCACCGGACACGCGTTCCGAAGGTCGCAAGCTCGTCCTCATGGGCCACTCCACAGGCGGTCTCACGCTCACGCTCTGGGCTGCCCGGCACCCCGGCACCGCGCACGCGGTCGTGCTCAACAGTCCGTGGCTCGAGCTGCAGCTCGGCACCCTCGGACGCCAGGCCCTGGCGCCGCTGGTGGACATGCGGGCGAGACTCGATCCGCGCGGCACGCAGCCCGCCGTCGACTTCGGGTTCTACACGCGCGCTCAGGATGAGATCGGCACGCTGCCCGAGGACGAGCACCGGCCGATCTGGCGGCCCGATCGCGGATTCCCGACGGCTCCGGGGTGGCTGTCGGCCGTGATGGACGGACACCGCCGGGTCGCGGCCGGTGTCGACGTCGGGTGCCCGGCGTTCGTGCTGCTATCGGGCGGATCGACGACGCCGCTGTCGTGGAAGGAGTCCATGACGTCGACGGACTCCGTGCTCGTGGTCGACGACATCGCCCGCGCGTCCACCCGGATCGGGGAGCTCGTCACGATCGCCCGGGTCGACGGCGCCATCCATGACGTCTTCCTCTCGCGCCCTGCCCCTCGCGCGATCGCGTACGATGCTCTCGACCGATGGGCTCGCGCGTATGTCATCCCGGATGAAAATGTCCCCCGAAGAGGGGACAGCGCTCTTGTAGACAGTCGGGTTAAGCTGTAG
- a CDS encoding FAD-dependent oxidoreductase: MTKLRLAIVGAGPAGIYAADILLKAERKFDVSIDLFEQLPAPYGLVRYGVAPDHPRIKGIITALREVLDRGDIRIFGNVRFGEDITLEDLKHHYNAVIFATGAIRDTDLDIPGIDAVGSYGAADFVSWFDGHPDVPREWPLDAASVAVIGNGNVALDVSRMLAKHAEDLLPTEIPDNVHRGLVASNVTDVHVFGRRGPANVKFTPLELRELGELRDVDMVVYDEDFDYDDAARAAISSNKQVMVIDRVLQSWRKRDSVNNNGGTASRRLHLHFYAKPIEVKTDAEGRVSALVYERTRPDGEGGVVGTGELREVPIQALYRAVGYFGSPLPGVPFDKRHGVIPNREGQVLSKDSNQRVNGVYATGWIKRGPVGLIGHTKSDAMETVRHLINDQGTWWQPADPSEAAIPALLAERGVAWTDLDGWHRLDEHEMALGAPHERARIKVVPRDEMVTISRATPAR; this comes from the coding sequence ATGACCAAGCTCCGGCTGGCGATCGTCGGCGCAGGACCGGCAGGCATCTACGCCGCCGACATCCTGCTGAAGGCCGAGCGCAAGTTCGACGTGTCGATCGACCTGTTCGAGCAGCTGCCCGCACCGTACGGGCTCGTCCGCTACGGCGTCGCCCCCGACCACCCGCGCATCAAGGGCATCATCACGGCGCTGCGCGAGGTGCTCGACCGCGGCGACATCCGCATCTTCGGCAACGTCCGGTTCGGCGAGGACATCACCCTCGAAGACCTCAAGCACCACTACAACGCGGTCATCTTCGCCACCGGCGCCATCCGCGACACCGACCTCGACATCCCCGGCATCGACGCCGTCGGATCCTACGGCGCGGCCGACTTCGTGAGCTGGTTCGACGGGCACCCGGATGTGCCGCGCGAATGGCCGCTGGACGCAGCATCCGTCGCCGTCATCGGCAACGGCAACGTCGCACTCGATGTGTCGCGCATGCTGGCCAAGCACGCCGAGGACCTGCTGCCGACCGAAATCCCCGACAACGTGCACCGGGGCCTCGTCGCCTCGAACGTGACTGACGTGCACGTCTTCGGTCGTCGCGGTCCCGCGAACGTCAAGTTCACGCCGCTCGAGCTCCGCGAGCTCGGCGAGCTGCGCGACGTCGACATGGTCGTCTACGACGAGGACTTCGACTACGACGACGCGGCCCGCGCAGCCATCTCGAGCAACAAGCAGGTCATGGTGATCGACCGCGTGCTGCAGTCGTGGCGCAAGCGCGACTCGGTGAACAACAACGGCGGTACCGCGTCGCGCCGCCTGCACCTGCACTTCTACGCCAAGCCCATCGAAGTCAAGACGGATGCCGAGGGCCGCGTGTCCGCCCTCGTCTACGAGCGCACCCGCCCCGACGGGGAGGGCGGCGTAGTCGGGACCGGCGAGCTGCGAGAAGTGCCCATCCAGGCGCTGTACCGCGCCGTCGGATACTTCGGGTCGCCCCTGCCGGGCGTGCCGTTCGACAAGCGGCACGGCGTCATCCCGAACCGCGAGGGCCAGGTGCTCAGCAAGGACTCGAACCAGCGTGTGAACGGCGTGTACGCCACCGGCTGGATCAAGCGCGGACCGGTGGGCCTCATCGGCCACACCAAGTCCGACGCGATGGAGACGGTGCGCCACCTCATCAACGACCAGGGCACGTGGTGGCAGCCGGCTGATCCGTCGGAGGCGGCCATCCCGGCCCTGCTCGCCGAGCGCGGCGTCGCCTGGACCGACCTGGACGGCTGGCACCGCCTCGACGAGCACGAGATGGCGCTCGGCGCACCCCACGAGCGGGCGCGCATCAAGGTCGTTCCCCGTGACGAGATGGTGACGATCTCCCGGGCCACCCCCGCTCGTTGA
- a CDS encoding polyprenyl synthetase family protein → MTPTAPGSHIAGKLGLTDRIFAGARSRRLLKTVEAGLERVDSALERELRVADTLADATSRYLYDAGGKRIRPMLALLTAQLGGGATDEVIDAATALEMTHLGSLYHDDVMDAADKRRGVPSAHAVWGNSIAILTGDLLFSRASQIMARHGDEAIQLQADTFERLVLGQMHETVGPQDDDDPVAFYLQVLSDKTGSLIAAAAQSGIVFSNGPKEFEQPMVTFGEKAGVAFQLLDDVIDLSADPVETGKVPGTDLRAGVPTMPYLVLGQRTDAASLELRERIDDGVARIADGADPAILDEPLALLRDHEATQATLDLANAWSTEAIEALAPLPDGAVREALTRFAQAVADRSS, encoded by the coding sequence GTGACACCGACAGCGCCGGGCTCGCATATCGCGGGAAAGCTGGGCCTCACCGACCGCATCTTCGCGGGCGCGCGATCGCGCCGCCTGCTCAAGACCGTCGAGGCGGGGCTCGAGCGCGTCGACAGCGCGCTCGAGCGCGAGTTGCGGGTGGCGGACACCCTCGCCGACGCGACCAGCCGCTACCTCTACGACGCCGGCGGCAAGCGCATCCGCCCGATGCTGGCGCTCCTGACCGCCCAGCTCGGCGGCGGCGCGACGGACGAGGTGATCGACGCCGCGACCGCGCTCGAGATGACGCATCTGGGCTCGCTCTACCACGACGACGTGATGGATGCTGCCGACAAGCGCCGCGGCGTCCCCAGCGCACACGCCGTGTGGGGCAACAGCATCGCGATCCTCACCGGCGACCTGCTGTTCTCGCGGGCGAGTCAGATCATGGCGCGACACGGTGACGAGGCGATCCAGCTGCAGGCCGACACGTTCGAGCGGCTCGTGCTGGGGCAGATGCATGAGACCGTCGGGCCACAGGACGACGACGACCCCGTCGCGTTCTACCTCCAGGTGCTCTCCGACAAGACGGGCTCGCTCATCGCGGCGGCCGCGCAGTCGGGCATCGTCTTCTCGAACGGGCCCAAGGAGTTCGAACAGCCGATGGTGACGTTCGGCGAGAAGGCCGGCGTCGCGTTCCAGCTGCTCGATGACGTCATCGACCTGTCGGCCGATCCGGTCGAGACCGGCAAGGTGCCCGGCACCGACCTGCGCGCGGGCGTGCCCACCATGCCGTACCTCGTGCTCGGACAGCGGACGGATGCCGCGTCCCTCGAGCTGCGCGAACGCATCGATGACGGTGTCGCGCGCATCGCCGACGGCGCCGATCCGGCGATCCTCGACGAGCCGCTCGCGCTGCTGCGCGACCACGAAGCCACTCAGGCCACCCTCGACCTCGCGAACGCGTGGTCGACCGAGGCGATCGAGGCGCTCGCGCCGCTGCCGGACGGCGCGGTGCGGGAAGCCCTCACCCGGTTCGCCCAGGCCGTCGCCGACCGCTCCAGTTAG
- a CDS encoding demethylmenaquinone methyltransferase — MASHPSDHEPNRADLHKDPSRVSGMFDQVASGYDRTNTVLSMGNDRFWRAATTRAVNPRPGQRILDLAAGTGASSVALAGRGATVVAADFSPGMIAEGKRRHRSIRNLSFVQADATDLPFGDDEFDAVTMSFGLRNVNEPKKALRELLRVTKPGGRLVVCEFSHPPSKAFNGLYRFYNDRVLPVVAKTVSSNAEAYDYLNESIRDWPDQRTLSTWIRQAGWTDVAHRNLSMGIVALHRAKKPQA, encoded by the coding sequence GTGGCATCCCACCCCTCCGATCACGAGCCGAACCGCGCCGACCTGCACAAAGACCCGTCGCGCGTGAGCGGCATGTTCGACCAGGTCGCGTCCGGCTACGACCGCACCAACACCGTGTTGAGCATGGGCAATGACCGATTCTGGCGCGCCGCGACCACCCGCGCCGTGAACCCCCGCCCCGGCCAGCGCATCCTCGATCTCGCCGCGGGCACGGGCGCCTCGAGCGTCGCCCTCGCGGGTCGGGGCGCCACGGTCGTCGCCGCCGACTTCTCGCCGGGCATGATCGCCGAGGGCAAGCGGCGGCACCGCAGCATCCGCAATCTGTCCTTCGTGCAGGCCGACGCGACCGACCTGCCCTTCGGCGACGACGAGTTCGACGCGGTCACGATGTCGTTCGGGCTGCGCAACGTGAACGAGCCGAAGAAGGCGCTCCGCGAGCTGCTGCGCGTCACGAAGCCCGGCGGCCGCCTCGTGGTGTGCGAGTTCTCGCACCCGCCATCGAAGGCGTTCAACGGTCTGTATCGCTTCTACAACGACCGTGTGCTGCCGGTCGTCGCGAAGACGGTGAGCTCGAACGCCGAGGCGTACGACTACCTGAACGAGTCGATCCGCGACTGGCCCGATCAGCGCACGCTGTCGACGTGGATCCGCCAAGCGGGTTGGACCGACGTCGCCCACCGCAACCTGTCGATGGGCATCGTCGCGCTGCACCGCGCCAAGAAACCCCAGGCCTAG
- a CDS encoding DUF402 domain-containing protein has protein sequence MPTPMHHAGRPNPTRPEPGAPLQFRWRKWDGGPHWVNDCIYLGSDRWGDWVGQPSGWRNVRPGLEFVADGPNVTLIPPSGDYAMTVHGAPRRVRIYIDLAWDVRWDGHEPRGIDMDLDVVKAIDGRGLFIDDRDEWDEHRVAYGYPPDLVDRLEALAVDLEQRVAAAEAPFDDATPDAWLARLAAYDGVAPPPPVSFAGAGDAGRGTGGTAA, from the coding sequence ATGCCGACCCCGATGCACCACGCAGGCCGCCCGAATCCCACCCGCCCCGAGCCCGGAGCCCCGCTCCAGTTCCGCTGGCGCAAGTGGGACGGCGGTCCGCACTGGGTCAACGACTGCATCTACCTGGGCAGCGACCGCTGGGGCGACTGGGTGGGTCAGCCGTCCGGCTGGCGGAACGTCCGCCCGGGGCTCGAGTTCGTCGCCGACGGTCCCAACGTCACCCTCATCCCGCCGAGCGGCGATTACGCGATGACCGTGCACGGCGCCCCGCGACGCGTGCGCATCTACATCGACCTCGCGTGGGACGTCCGGTGGGACGGCCACGAGCCCCGCGGCATCGACATGGACCTGGACGTCGTCAAGGCGATCGACGGGCGCGGGCTGTTCATAGACGACCGCGACGAGTGGGACGAGCACCGGGTCGCATACGGCTACCCGCCCGACCTCGTCGACCGGCTCGAAGCGCTCGCCGTCGACCTCGAGCAGCGTGTCGCGGCCGCGGAGGCGCCGTTCGACGACGCGACCCCGGATGCCTGGCTCGCCCGTCTCGCCGCCTACGACGGTGTGGCGCCGCCGCCGCCTGTCTCCTTCGCGGGTGCGGGCGACGCCGGCCGCGGCACAGGCGGAACCGCCGCCTAG
- a CDS encoding peptidase S8, with protein sequence MAATSGGSSRKRKSAPRAELGASAPLYIDGDDVIPGEVIVTLKPDAADVMTASVPIHPGGLGVSVADSLGVSGVDAVLARLGAHDITRLAPPSQGIARSVMALDGVPEPEESILGRSFRVRIDRQIAPDQAAAELVALDEVEIAEPNRWREASVIPDDPQFGAQWGLTKINAPDAWDVTTGSASVVVAVIDSGVDLDHPELAPLLVPGYDMVDLGPNPTPNPGWRFEGDFAGRDPIPEDEVGHGTHVAGTIAAVSNNAVGVAGVGWQTRIMPIKALTRVVRISDGRVSGTGSSADVAAAIRYAADNGAHVINMSLGSPSSTSVEASAVAYAVSKGVVVVAAMGNDGSASPSFPAAYPDVIAVAAIQSNEARAAFSQTGPHIDISAPGVGILSTYLAGGLATLSGTSMATPHVAGVAALVKAVKPGLTAAEVGDILRSTAKPLRDVASDPVPNDRYGWGLVDAGAAVLKARGPIVLKPTITVKLRTPVVACVPKTIALPECGTIKTVLPLQCKIIKSVHIACPVTPTITRTPTITTTKTVTGPGPGPQPGGADPFGVEQGGYEAGFAAGYAAAIEELQSGGGDAYGEGLFDE encoded by the coding sequence ATGGCTGCAACATCCGGCGGCTCGTCGCGAAAGCGCAAGTCCGCTCCTCGGGCGGAACTGGGCGCCTCCGCTCCGCTCTACATCGACGGCGATGACGTCATCCCCGGTGAGGTCATCGTCACGCTCAAACCCGACGCCGCCGACGTGATGACGGCCTCCGTGCCCATCCATCCGGGCGGTCTCGGGGTCTCTGTGGCCGACTCGCTCGGGGTGTCGGGGGTCGACGCCGTGCTCGCCCGCCTGGGCGCCCACGACATCACCCGCCTCGCCCCGCCGTCGCAGGGCATCGCGCGATCCGTCATGGCACTGGACGGCGTGCCCGAGCCCGAAGAGTCGATCCTCGGTCGCTCGTTCCGGGTCCGAATCGACAGGCAGATCGCCCCCGACCAGGCGGCGGCGGAGCTCGTCGCCCTCGACGAGGTCGAGATCGCCGAGCCGAACCGGTGGCGGGAGGCCAGCGTGATCCCCGACGACCCGCAGTTCGGGGCGCAGTGGGGACTGACGAAGATCAACGCTCCGGACGCGTGGGACGTCACGACGGGTTCCGCGAGCGTCGTCGTGGCGGTCATCGACTCCGGCGTCGACCTGGATCACCCCGAGCTGGCGCCGCTGCTCGTCCCGGGGTACGACATGGTCGATCTCGGTCCGAACCCGACGCCGAACCCGGGGTGGCGCTTCGAGGGCGACTTCGCGGGGCGCGATCCGATCCCCGAAGACGAGGTCGGCCACGGCACGCACGTCGCGGGCACCATCGCCGCTGTGTCGAACAACGCGGTCGGCGTCGCGGGCGTCGGCTGGCAGACGCGGATCATGCCGATCAAGGCGCTCACCAGGGTGGTGCGCATCAGCGACGGCCGGGTGAGCGGGACCGGCTCCTCGGCGGACGTCGCGGCGGCCATCCGCTACGCGGCCGACAACGGAGCCCACGTCATCAACATGAGCCTCGGCAGCCCGTCCTCGACCTCGGTCGAGGCGAGTGCGGTGGCCTATGCGGTGAGCAAAGGCGTGGTCGTCGTGGCCGCGATGGGCAACGACGGCAGCGCTTCGCCGAGCTTCCCCGCCGCCTATCCGGACGTCATCGCGGTCGCCGCGATCCAGTCGAACGAGGCGCGCGCGGCGTTCTCGCAGACCGGACCGCATATCGACATCTCGGCGCCGGGCGTGGGGATCCTGTCGACGTACCTCGCCGGCGGCCTCGCGACCCTCTCCGGCACGTCGATGGCTACGCCCCACGTCGCCGGCGTCGCGGCGCTCGTCAAGGCGGTCAAGCCGGGTCTGACGGCAGCCGAGGTGGGCGACATCCTCCGCTCGACGGCGAAGCCGCTGCGCGACGTCGCGAGCGACCCCGTGCCGAACGACCGGTACGGCTGGGGACTCGTCGATGCCGGCGCGGCGGTGCTCAAGGCGCGGGGACCGATCGTCCTCAAGCCGACGATCACCGTCAAGCTGCGGACCCCGGTGGTGGCATGCGTGCCCAAGACGATCGCACTCCCGGAGTGCGGGACGATCAAGACGGTCCTTCCGCTGCAGTGCAAGATCATCAAGTCGGTTCACATCGCGTGCCCTGTGACGCCGACGATCACCAGGACGCCGACGATCACGACGACCAAGACGGTGACAGGCCCCGGACCGGGACCGCAGCCGGGCGGCGCCGACCCCTTCGGCGTCGAACAGGGCGGTTACGAGGCCGGCTTCGCGGCCGGCTATGCCGCAGCGATCGAGGAGCTCCAGTCCGGCGGCGGCGACGCCTACGGCGAGGGGCTGTTCGACGAGTGA
- a CDS encoding phosphotransferase, translating to MIADATMVRTDADTTPHPSVTALRAVGLLGPTELLRAEPTDLSRAHGVWAVHLPDDRRVVVKSGALTAPDTGSTGTAQEGLGAELFVQRMARWCLPLQEAIPSSAAVDEEHGILVVEDLGAGHPASLALVSDTIGEPDAFFRLLGARVGAVHRATAGLPLPPARPPLVLHVLRPGERTDAATVGLDLAEATRALIALLRAQPALVAAAARLRTPAGRALVHHDLKWDNVAVAPGPSPVLVDWELAGAGDPAWDLGCLLAEHLLRDASTAVGLPSPGRALVRGYGEAARISSGAAGLFAERVALASVLRLAQFALEVAERSEGGDEEQAHGLVALAIARQDHLAVLREELRSCLAR from the coding sequence GTGATCGCCGACGCGACCATGGTGCGGACGGATGCGGACACCACCCCGCATCCGTCCGTCACCGCTCTGCGCGCGGTGGGGCTGCTCGGTCCCACCGAGCTGCTGCGCGCCGAGCCGACCGACCTGTCCCGCGCCCACGGCGTGTGGGCCGTGCACCTGCCCGACGACCGCCGCGTGGTCGTGAAGTCCGGCGCGCTCACCGCACCCGACACCGGATCGACGGGCACTGCGCAGGAAGGCCTCGGCGCGGAGCTGTTCGTCCAGCGCATGGCACGGTGGTGCCTTCCTCTGCAGGAGGCGATCCCGTCGTCCGCGGCCGTCGACGAGGAGCATGGCATCCTCGTCGTGGAGGACCTCGGAGCGGGGCATCCGGCGTCCCTCGCCCTCGTCTCCGACACGATCGGCGAACCCGACGCCTTCTTCCGTCTTCTCGGCGCCCGCGTCGGCGCCGTGCATCGCGCGACCGCCGGACTGCCGCTGCCGCCGGCGCGTCCGCCCCTCGTGCTCCACGTGCTGCGCCCGGGCGAACGCACGGACGCCGCGACGGTCGGCCTCGACCTCGCCGAGGCGACGCGCGCACTCATCGCGCTCCTCCGTGCGCAGCCGGCCCTGGTGGCCGCCGCCGCGCGCCTGCGCACGCCGGCCGGGCGTGCGCTCGTGCACCACGACCTCAAGTGGGACAACGTCGCCGTCGCGCCCGGCCCGTCCCCCGTGCTCGTCGACTGGGAGCTCGCGGGGGCCGGCGACCCCGCATGGGACCTCGGATGCCTCCTCGCCGAGCATCTCCTGCGCGACGCATCGACCGCGGTGGGGCTGCCGTCGCCGGGCCGCGCCCTCGTGCGAGGCTACGGCGAGGCTGCGCGGATCTCGTCGGGCGCGGCAGGACTCTTCGCGGAGCGGGTGGCGCTGGCCTCGGTGCTGCGCCTCGCGCAGTTCGCGCTCGAGGTCGCCGAGCGGAGCGAGGGCGGCGACGAGGAGCAGGCGCACGGGCTCGTAGCGCTCGCGATCGCACGCCAGGACCACCTCGCCGTTCTCAGGGAGGAGCTGCGCTCATGCCTCGCACGATGA
- a CDS encoding T3SS effector HopA1 family protein — MPRTMTSEASAQASASRGERTAAATLRELGRALALVEDSDEARALRVDAPTGVEIESPLAEWLYANWWTGEARDAVAPPARALVAPPMFPRIGLLETMRRRTAGTSPAWIVLAVSEATVTVVASQPPSSAPPGHLRIATDRIVSSSRPGCTPAPGDLVTIARGSSGWDQASGWWWAHSGEGVPDGPLDRWYAHARSPEDSATLLPPLIGAFADAGSAFSLKCLPTPAGYGRPDALVVYTPQPSRARVAASLRRRARDIEPHVEASIPPTSRRIAAGIGMSEDPADGTSFGQQRTAQVAAIAARIRDTDAAPHRLRAAASTVGLDVTRPWKARS; from the coding sequence ATGCCTCGCACGATGACCTCGGAAGCCTCGGCCCAAGCGTCCGCCTCGCGCGGCGAGCGCACCGCCGCGGCGACGCTGCGCGAGCTGGGCCGGGCGCTCGCGCTCGTCGAGGACTCGGACGAAGCGCGCGCACTGCGCGTGGACGCCCCGACCGGAGTCGAGATCGAGAGTCCGCTCGCGGAGTGGCTCTATGCGAACTGGTGGACCGGTGAGGCACGCGACGCGGTCGCCCCACCGGCGCGCGCCCTCGTCGCTCCGCCGATGTTTCCCCGTATCGGCCTGTTGGAGACGATGCGACGCCGAACAGCGGGCACCTCCCCGGCCTGGATCGTGCTGGCCGTGAGCGAGGCGACGGTCACGGTCGTCGCATCCCAGCCTCCCTCCTCCGCCCCACCCGGGCACCTCCGCATCGCGACGGACCGCATCGTCTCCTCCTCGCGACCGGGCTGCACCCCGGCGCCCGGCGACCTCGTGACGATCGCCCGCGGATCGTCGGGATGGGACCAGGCGTCGGGATGGTGGTGGGCGCACTCCGGCGAGGGCGTGCCCGACGGCCCGCTCGACCGCTGGTACGCGCACGCCCGCTCCCCCGAGGACTCCGCGACCCTGCTGCCCCCGCTGATCGGCGCGTTCGCGGACGCCGGGAGCGCGTTCTCCCTCAAGTGCCTGCCGACGCCCGCCGGCTACGGCCGCCCCGACGCGCTCGTCGTCTACACGCCGCAACCCTCCCGCGCCCGCGTGGCCGCGAGCCTTCGCCGCCGGGCCCGCGACATCGAGCCGCACGTGGAGGCGTCGATTCCGCCGACCTCCCGCCGCATCGCCGCGGGCATCGGGATGTCGGAGGACCCCGCCGACGGCACCAGCTTCGGTCAGCAGCGAACCGCGCAGGTCGCCGCGATCGCCGCCCGCATCAGGGACACGGATGCTGCGCCCCACCGTCTGCGCGCTGCCGCGAGCACCGTCGGCCTCGATGTGACGCGCCCCTGGAAGGCACGATCATGA